The sequence CACAACGCCGCGGCCTGGTCGCGCCGCGTGGGCGTCGCGGGCCTGCTGCTCTACTGGAAGTACCCGCCCCGTCAGAGCAGGTCCGTCTACAACACCTTCGTCAACACCATGCGCAACGCGTTCGAGAGGGACTCGCTTCGCCTGAGCGTGGTGGTGCCCTGGGCCACGACCGCGCGCCTGGATGGCTACGTCGTCCGGTCGCTGTACCGCCACCTGGACTTCGTCGTGGTGGACACGCACCGCACGGTGGACCCGCGCACGTTCCCGGTGACCACGTGCCAGACCCCCATGCGCGCGGCGTTCAGGGCGCGGCACCAGGGACAGGCCGGCCTGTCCTCGGTGCTCGACGACCTCTCGATGGACGCCGAGCACTTCCTCGACAAGACGGTGCTGAGCGTCTCCCTGTCGGCCGTCACGTTCACCCTCAGAAGGCCGTGGGTCAGGCGCTCGCGGCCCGGAATGAGCGCCGCGGGTCCTGGCCGCCCCTTCGGCCGCACCAACCAGCCGGGCCTGGCCAGCTACTACGACGTTGCATGGGCGCTCTCCCAGAACGCGTCGTGGCGGCGGGAGACGCACGCGTTCTCTCGCTGCTCGCTGGTCCGTCTGGGAGACCAGTGGTTGGGAGTCGAGgaccgcggcagcttgcgctcCAAGAAGTCGGCTGTCCGCAGGACGGCGGGGCTGGCCGTCTGGGACCTTCCCATGGACGACTTCGCCGGCGAGCTGGGCACCGCCTGGCCTCTGCTTCGCGCTGCCCACGAAGTGGTGTACGGCTGATGCCCGAGCGCGCAGGCCTGATGCCATTGACGGGTGCCTGCTGGAAGTGCCGCCGACCAGACATGCCTTCAGGCTCCGGTGCGACGCAGCTCCACCGGTCAACGATTTTTATTATCTTGTTTAACTGTTAATCACGTTTATTTAAGAGTGAATTAAAATGAACTTATTGTCGAATTCTCGTCGAAATTCTTCTCGTAT comes from Dermacentor andersoni chromosome 9, qqDerAnde1_hic_scaffold, whole genome shotgun sequence and encodes:
- the LOC126527752 gene encoding chitinase-3-like protein 1, which encodes MEDSTTDAVTSRAQRNAGRWAAEEESTLRYRLRHQNFCLVVLLLVAILTVTSACGAIVYAVVEHFWTSLEDVDQTTRSADSGSSPAGGSSLVFGSPVGEVVMQRLPDAKETSGGVVFCFVNHSVSSGSPHRFYVDNATAALCDALVFVSVALLPAVSGLSFRRPTRDAEALQVLVSLAGSSSAAWACVGGESSDSGDFEWLMAERKSRAAFVHNAAAWSRRVGVAGLLLYWKYPPRQSRSVYNTFVNTMRNAFERDSLRLSVVVPWATTARLDGYVVRSLYRHLDFVVVDTHRTVDPRTFPVTTCQTPMRAAFRARHQGQAGLSSVLDDLSMDAEHFLDKTVLSVSLSAVTFTLRRPWVRRSRPGMSAAGPGRPFGRTNQPGLASYYDVAWALSQNASWRRETHAFSRCSLVRLGDQWLGVEDRGSLRSKKSAVRRTAGLAVWDLPMDDFAGELGTAWPLLRAAHEVVYG